Within the Dehalococcoidia bacterium genome, the region TGCAAACGATCGCCCGCCGCTATCCGAGCGTCGCGCTGACGACCGATTTCAGCGACATGCTTGCCGATCCGGCGGTTGAGGCCGTCGCGATCGCGACCCCTGTTTCATCGCATGCAACCCTGGCCCGCCAGGCATTGCTGGCCGGAAAGCACGTCCTCATTGAAAAGCCGATGACCGCATCGGTGGCAGACGCGGAGATGCTGGTCGACCTGGCCTGCCAAAGGCGTCTGACACTCATGGTCGATCACACGTTTATCTATACCGGAGCCGTGCAGCGTATCAAGCAACTGGTCGCCACGGAAGAACTGGGAGATCTCTACTATTACGACTCGGTTCGGGTGAGCCTCGGAGCTTTTCAACAAGACGTCAGCGTCGTGTGGGATCTGGCGGCTCATGATCTATCCATTATCGACTACATTGTCCCGGCCAAGGCACAACGAATCAGCGCTCTCGCCGCTGCGCACTTTCCGGGAGGCGTTGCCGATGTGGCCTATCTCACACTGCAGTTCGACAACAACCTGATCGCCCACTTTCATGTCAATTGGCTCTCTCCAGTAAAGGTGCGGCAGGTGCTGATCGGCGGCAATCGCCGCATGGTGCTGTACGACGACATCGAACCCACGGAAAAAGTGAAGGTGTACGACCGCGGCGTGCTGTGGACGAACGATCCCTCGGACCTGCGCCGCACGGTGAACGTGGCCTACCGCCTGGGCGACATGTACGCGCCACGGCTCGACCAGACCGAGGCGCTTGAGGTCGAGTGCGCCCACTTCATCGATTGCGTGCGCAGCGGATCGACGCCCCAGAGCGACGGCGAAGCCGGTCTCCGCGTGGTCCGGCTGCTGGCGGCAGCCGAGCAATCGCTGCGAGACGACGGGCGGCCGCAGGTCCTCTCCCGTTGATCGCCGCGAGCACAAAGGCGCCGGCGGTTCGCGGCGCGGTGCGGACCGTTCAAGAATCCAAGGAAACAAGCGATGGGTGATCTGACTGGCGTGCGGGCTCTGGTTACCGGTGGCGCCGGGCTGGTGGGTTCTTACATCACCGATCAGTTGTTGGCGGCCGGCGCTTCGCGGGTTGTCGTCGTGGATGACTTCGTCCGCGGTCGCTGGGAGAACCTTGACGCGGCGATCGCCGGCGGGCGCGTCACCGTGCTGCAGGGCGACATTTGCGACCGCGAGCTGATCTTCGAGGCAACCCGCGAGGTTGACCTCATCTTCCACCAGGCGGCGCTGCGCATTACGCACTGCGCCGAGGAACCGGTGCGGGCGATCCAGGTGATGGTTCACGGGCTGCAGAACGTGCTCGACGCGGCACGAGAGTCGCGGGTGCAGAAGATCCTTGCGGCTTCAAGCGCCTCCGTCTACGGCGAGGCGAGCTACCTACCCATGGATGAGATCCACCCGTTCAACAACCGCACGCTCTACGGCGCCGCCAAGATCGCCAACGAGCAACTGCTGCGGGCCTATTACGAGATGTATGCGCTCGACTACGTGGCTCTGCGCCCGTTCAACGTGTACGGCCCCCGGATGGACATCTACGGCGTCTACACCGAGGTGATGATCCGCTGGCTCGAACGGCTTTCCCGCGGCGAGCGGCCGGTGATCTTCGGCGATGGCACCCAGACCATGGACTTCGTGCACGTGGAGGACGTGGCGCGCGCGTACCTGCTCGCGGCAGTTTCCCCGGCAAGCGACGTCGTGCTGAATGTTGGCTCCGGCACGGAGACCAGTCTCCGCGCCCTGTGTGGCTTGCTCTGCGAGGCGATGGAACGGCCGGAGATAGAGCCGGAGTTCCAGGCGCCGCGGAAGGTGAACCCGGTCAGCCGCAGACAGGCGTCGGTCTCGCTGGCGCACGAGCGCATCGGCTTCGAGACGAGTATCGGCCTGCGTGAGGGACTGCGCTCGCTTGTCCATTGGTTCGAGGGCATTGCGCCCGGCGCCCTGGCGGCCGTGCCATGATCCCCATCACCCGGCCATGGGTCGGCGAGGAAGAAGCGGCGGCGGCGGCCGAGGTTGTGCGTTCGGGCTGGCTTTCGCAGGGCCCCCGCGTGCAGGCCTTCGAAGTGGAGTTGGCGCGCTATGTCGGCGCGCGGTGCGCGGTGGCAACCAGCAACTGCACGACAGCCCTGCACCTGGCCCTGCTCGCGGCCGGCGTGCGTCCCGGCGACGAGGTGATCTGCCCCTCCTTCAGCTTCATCGCCACCGCCAATGCGATTGTTCATGCCGGCGCAACGCCGGTCTTTGTCGACATCGATCCGGCAACGTACACCGTCGATCCCGGGCAGCTGGAAGCGGCGATCACCGCCCGAACCGCGGCGCTCATGCCGGTGGATCAGATCGGGCTGGCGGCCGATATGG harbors:
- a CDS encoding Gfo/Idh/MocA family oxidoreductase, giving the protein MTTVLGSPERVTSEPAQGVGVAVVGAGYWGPNLIRNFAQLGDARVVAVCDQQPQRLQTIARRYPSVALTTDFSDMLADPAVEAVAIATPVSSHATLARQALLAGKHVLIEKPMTASVADAEMLVDLACQRRLTLMVDHTFIYTGAVQRIKQLVATEELGDLYYYDSVRVSLGAFQQDVSVVWDLAAHDLSIIDYIVPAKAQRISALAAAHFPGGVADVAYLTLQFDNNLIAHFHVNWLSPVKVRQVLIGGNRRMVLYDDIEPTEKVKVYDRGVLWTNDPSDLRRTVNVAYRLGDMYAPRLDQTEALEVECAHFIDCVRSGSTPQSDGEAGLRVVRLLAAAEQSLRDDGRPQVLSR
- a CDS encoding NAD-dependent epimerase/dehydratase family protein codes for the protein MTGVRALVTGGAGLVGSYITDQLLAAGASRVVVVDDFVRGRWENLDAAIAGGRVTVLQGDICDRELIFEATREVDLIFHQAALRITHCAEEPVRAIQVMVHGLQNVLDAARESRVQKILAASSASVYGEASYLPMDEIHPFNNRTLYGAAKIANEQLLRAYYEMYALDYVALRPFNVYGPRMDIYGVYTEVMIRWLERLSRGERPVIFGDGTQTMDFVHVEDVARAYLLAAVSPASDVVLNVGSGTETSLRALCGLLCEAMERPEIEPEFQAPRKVNPVSRRQASVSLAHERIGFETSIGLREGLRSLVHWFEGIAPGALAAVP